The genomic segment AAAACATCGATAATTTATACAAAAGTTTAAAGAATAACTCATTATAATAAGAGATCAATGATTAAAGAAAGTAGCTTGCTAATAATAATGAAATTTGTAGCAACTGTTCTATTTTAGAACACTGTTTTAAAATAGAATAGTCAATCTGGGTTTTCGAGTTATATTCAATCAGAGTTATATTAATTCTAAATAAATATTTAGTTTGAATTCTTTAATATAAGAGATATTATTCTTTTATTTTGTAAGAATGATCAATGAATTGTTTTTTTGATGAGATTGGTATATTATTTGCATGTATATTTAAATAGAGAGCGTTTGGTTTTATAGATTCTTTAGAGAAAGGGGGAGTGGTTGTCAATTGGCTAACTTTAAATTGATAAAATTAATTTTAAGGGAGGTGGCCCCGTCTTAAACGGGAAAATTATGAATAAAATTTTAATGATCGATCCTGATAAGTGTTCCAGCTGTAAAAATTGTGAATTGATCTGTTCTTTCTATCACGAGCAGGAATTCAATCCGGCTAAATCTCGAGTACAGGCTTTAACTTGGGAGCGGATTGGTGTTGGTATTCCTATGATGTGTATGCATTGTGAAGATGCAGCCTGTATGGAAGTCTGTCCGGTGGATGCTATTTATCGTGATGTAGAGACAGGAGCTGTCTTAGTTGATCATGACCGCTGTTTTGGCTGTAAATTATGTGTTAGTGCTTGTCCTTTTGGCAATGTAACTTATAATTTAGAGACTAAACAGGTGATCAAGTGTGATCTCTGTGGTGGTGAGCCACAGTGTGTAGAATTCTGTCCTTCAAATGCTATTGAATACAAAGAAGATAGCTCTATTAATAGAAATAAGAAGCTGGCTGTGGCTGAAAAATTCAAAGATCTTTTTGAGGAGGTGGAATAAATGTATAGCTGGACTGGAAAATTACTCCGAATTAATTTAACTGAACGAACATCTACAGTAGAGTCTTTATCGTGTGAGGATGCAGAAGAATATTTAGGCGGCCGGGGATTAGGTACTAAGATTATGATGGATGAAGTTGCTCCGGAAGTAGATCCTTTAAGTGCTGATAATAAATTAATCTTTGCTACTGGTGTGTTAACAGGAACTATTGCTCCTTCTTCGGGAAGATATATGGTAATTACTAAGGGGCCTTTGACTGGTACAATTGCTTGTTCTAATTCCGGCGGTTTCTTTGGAGCGGAATTAAAGTATGCCGGATATGATGCAGTAATTATTGAAGGAGAAGCCGACCGACCTGTCTATCTCTGGATTTATAATGACCAGGTTGAGATTAGAGATGCTGAAGATTTCTGGGGCGAGACTACTCATGATACGACAGATATGATTAGAGGAGAGACTAATGAAGAAGCAAAGGTTTCCTGTATTGGACCAGCTGGAGAGAATTTAGTCAAGATGGCCTGTATTATGAATGAAATGAATCGGGCGGCCGGCAGAACTGGTGTTGGAGCTGTAATGGGTTCTAAGAATCTCAAAGCAGTAGCTGTTAGAGGAACTAACGGAGTTACAGTTGCCGATAATGAAGGCTTTATGGATACTGTTAGAAAAGCTCGTCAAATGATTGAGGAACATCCCGTCGGGGGCGAAGGGTTACCTACGTATGGTACTAACATTTTAGTTAATATCCTCAATGAATCCGGCGGATTACCTGTCAATAATTTTAGAGATTCAGGCGTCTTTGAAATGGCCGATAAAATCGGTGGGGAAACTTTAGCTGAAGAAAACCTAATTAGAAATAAAGGTTGTTACTCATGTATTATTCGATGTGGCCGGGTAACAAAGGTTACTGATCCTGAGTATAAAGGCATTGGTGAAGGTCCTGAGTATGAAGCAGCCTGGGGTTATGGTGCTGACTGTGGCGTTGATAATCTTAATATTATTACTAAAGCTAATCACTTATGTAATGAATTAGGACTCGATGCTATTAGTATGCCGACCACGATTGCTTGTGCTATGGAGCTTTATGAAGAAGGATATATTTCTCAGGAAGAGGTAGATTATGATTTGTGCTTTGGTAAGGAAGAGATTCTGGTCGAGTTAACACGCAAAACGGCTTACCGGGAAGGGTTTGGTGATGAGCTGGCCGAAGGTTCCTATCGCATGGCTGAAAAGTACGGGCATCCGGAACTTTCTATGAGCATTAAAAAGCAAGAGATGCCGGCTTATGATCCGCGAACTTTACAGGGGATTGGTCTAGAATATGCTACTTCTAATCGCGGCGGCTGTCATGTGCGGGGTTATACTACTTCCCCAGAAATTTTGGGTGTGCCGGAAAAGATTGATCCTAATGCTACGGAAGGAAAGGCTAAGTGGTGTGTTACCATGCAAGATTTGACAGCTGCTTTAGATGCATCAGGGTTCTGTTTATTTAGTACTTTCGGTTTGGATGCCGATATAATGGCTGAATTACTTTCGACAGCGACTGGTCTTGATTTATCAACGGAAGACTTTATTAAGATCGGCGAAAGAATTTGGAATTTAGAGAAAATATTTAATTTAGCAGCTGGCTTTACTAAAGAAGATGATACTTTACCGCCACGAATATTGGAAGAACCACAGAAAACTGGTCCTTATAAAGGAGAAGTGAATCGTTTAGATGAGATGTTGCCTGATTACTATGAATTACGGGGCTGGAATGAAGAGAGTATTCCAACGATAGAAAAGATGGAAGAATTAAATCTGGAGGAATATTATCAAAGTTTAGAGTAAACAACATAATCTTGATTTATTGGCCAGTGGTAGCAATATCACTGGCCCTACTTTTTTATATGAAGAATATTCAAGAGGAGGTAATGATTTTGCAGATTAATTTCTTTGCTACATTTCGCAAAGTTACTGGGAATAAGCAGTATGATTATCAGGGTTCGGTAGAAAATATCAAAGAATTGCTTCTGGAGCTGTCTGATAACTTTGGTACTGAATTTCGAGAGATGGTTTTGGTGGGAGAGGAGTTGAGTCCAGAGGTAATTATTTTAGTTAATGGGATTAATATTGAACATCTAGCCCAGGAAGAGACAGAATTGAATGACAAGGATAAAGTCAGTATCTTTCCAGTGGTAGCAGGTGGGTAATAACTAAATAATTTTCCAATTTTATTTTATCTTGATACAACATATGTCATATGGTATAATAGGATAAAATAGGATAAAAAGATAAATTTGACAAAATATATTATTCCTGTTTACAGAACAGATTTAACTTTTCAGTTGACTAGTCAATTACCTCCGATCTTACTTATCCCTCTGGGATTTGTAAGACGTTAGGGTATAGAGAGTAATCGCTATGCCTGCCATTAGCAAAGGAGCTTATTCTGGATTCAAATTTCTTGAATCTGAAGCGATGGTATAAGGAGGTGGAGCCGATGGAAAGAAATGTAGAGCAGATAACTGAAGC from the Acetohalobium arabaticum DSM 5501 genome contains:
- a CDS encoding 4Fe-4S dicluster domain-containing protein; the encoded protein is MNKILMIDPDKCSSCKNCELICSFYHEQEFNPAKSRVQALTWERIGVGIPMMCMHCEDAACMEVCPVDAIYRDVETGAVLVDHDRCFGCKLCVSACPFGNVTYNLETKQVIKCDLCGGEPQCVEFCPSNAIEYKEDSSINRNKKLAVAEKFKDLFEEVE
- a CDS encoding aldehyde ferredoxin oxidoreductase family protein — translated: MYSWTGKLLRINLTERTSTVESLSCEDAEEYLGGRGLGTKIMMDEVAPEVDPLSADNKLIFATGVLTGTIAPSSGRYMVITKGPLTGTIACSNSGGFFGAELKYAGYDAVIIEGEADRPVYLWIYNDQVEIRDAEDFWGETTHDTTDMIRGETNEEAKVSCIGPAGENLVKMACIMNEMNRAAGRTGVGAVMGSKNLKAVAVRGTNGVTVADNEGFMDTVRKARQMIEEHPVGGEGLPTYGTNILVNILNESGGLPVNNFRDSGVFEMADKIGGETLAEENLIRNKGCYSCIIRCGRVTKVTDPEYKGIGEGPEYEAAWGYGADCGVDNLNIITKANHLCNELGLDAISMPTTIACAMELYEEGYISQEEVDYDLCFGKEEILVELTRKTAYREGFGDELAEGSYRMAEKYGHPELSMSIKKQEMPAYDPRTLQGIGLEYATSNRGGCHVRGYTTSPEILGVPEKIDPNATEGKAKWCVTMQDLTAALDASGFCLFSTFGLDADIMAELLSTATGLDLSTEDFIKIGERIWNLEKIFNLAAGFTKEDDTLPPRILEEPQKTGPYKGEVNRLDEMLPDYYELRGWNEESIPTIEKMEELNLEEYYQSLE
- a CDS encoding MoaD family protein, with product MQINFFATFRKVTGNKQYDYQGSVENIKELLLELSDNFGTEFREMVLVGEELSPEVIILVNGINIEHLAQEETELNDKDKVSIFPVVAGG